A region of the Capsicum annuum cultivar UCD-10X-F1 unplaced genomic scaffold, UCD10Xv1.1 ctg1714, whole genome shotgun sequence genome:
atcatcaaaataatacttttaatataatacaaaataaatttagaattctAAATTTGGATATTTAGAAATTCTAACTAATCAAACTGAAGCTAACACactgaaaatattcataatctaGAACGAAATAACACGATTATACATATAGAGTAAAAGTGaaaatatacttatatatgttttaaactaGCAAATGAAACTGAAGAAACTACTATGTTTGAAAAACCTAGGTAGGTGTATGATTTATGAAAATTTCTAGCAACAAACTATTGTTTGCTCTACTCCAAAACTACTACAGACATAATGCTCTCAGACTCCCTTCAAATTTAAATCTATTGATAATGATCAAGTCAAAGTATAACTACTTACTacccttctaccctaatccgtaGTTTAACCCTTTATCCTAATTCATGAGCTCCATACCCTCCTATCTAATGCACTCATACAGAGAAGAATCATAAATTTCTTAAAACAAATATACTACGGGCATGCAATGATATTAAAACTAAGTTGCATATAAAAGTTACGGCAACaaaaaacatgattcataaattaAAGGAAtttaaccttctatcctaatatgTGGCCTCCAAACCCTTCTATCAATTGCACCTGTATAAAAAACACAAatctctaaaaataaatataccatAAGCATGCAATAATATTCAAACTAAATTGCACATAAAAGCTATGATATTACAAAATACATGATtaataaatccaaaaaaaaaaaaaattagccttATACCCCAGCAACGAGTAGAGTCCATTCTGAAATAGCACTTTTTGTGGTGTTTTAAATTAATCATTCACATTTTACATTCTTCAAAGTTATATTTGACAACTTttaatgaggaaaaaaaagactTAAGAAGGAGATAATGGAAaagaaaacaaattattttttcacaaatatttgcAGATGTTGAAACTACCAATTTTCTTTACGTTatgttttttctcttatttcttacaatttatatgattgtttttttttttctttctataattACATTGCACAACCTAAGATAGAGCATAAacatagatttttttatttttatttttcacccGATGTTTGATAATCCGATTGAAGTTCCGATTAATTCGGGCAGGGTTCATTTTGGATATGACGCTCAATAGGATTTTCTCCATACTCAGAGTTCGAACTTGAGACCTTTGTTCAAGGGTGAAGCAGTCTCATCACTGCATCACAATCCATGTTGGTCATAAACATGGATTTAAGTAAACTGTAAATAGGAAGATGATGCTTACACTAATAATCACCATTTAGTAGATAAAAAAATGATTACAAAGTATGAAAGTAAAAAAAGTACATGAAAGAAATTTGGTTGGTCAAGAGACTTACCACATTCAGTGGCGGATTCATATAAATGAGTTGTTTCTtcatgagatataattttttataagaaaaacTTCCCTGAAATTGCAATAAAAATTAGATATGATCGACTgataactttaaaaatataataggTTTGCATATACCAAAAGCATCAAATGACATTCTCGTGGATAAAGCAGTCGGTGAAGCtttttcttatgttgtttaaGACCCCTTATGGGGAAACTCTGGCAAGGTATATTATTCCTTTTTCCTAGTGGGTGCAGGCTTCATCGAAAGGCTCTCCGCCTCGTGGCATTATTAGGTTCGCTTGCAAACAACACTTCTCCTCTCGCCTATTCCTTTCCGTTAACTATTGAGATATATCACAATTTGCATTATCCTCCTAGAAAGGATTCCTTGTTCTGACCGCAGCACcatatcttgacccttttctCGAATTGGTCCATTTCGAGTTGGCCCATTCCCCTTCGACCGGTCGTAAAAGGAGAAGAACTGAGAGAGTATGCTATGCGCAGACTATTGCTGCTTGCTTTCTTTGAGGACTCTTTTGTAATAGCTTGATAAGCTGAACAAACAAGAGATATTACGTTCTACTCTCTGCTTCGAGCCCGGCCGAGAGTGAGCTTCCCGATAGTCTCTTCCTTCCTAGAAATAGAACTCTAACTATCAAACCTGTCCCGTCTCCTTACTCGAGATATCTGAGATAGCTCCATAAACTAATAACTTCTAATAGACGAGCCCATTATCCTTATGTTCTGAACTTGCTTCTTGGTACAGGGGGAGGGGCGAAGAATTcgagttctagttcttcttctgCCTAATCTTTAGTACCGCTTTGAGATTGAATCTTTAGAACCATGTGCCTAAGAGGGCGAGGACCTTTATAGCCATAATTCTTTCCCCGGTTCTACCTCCTTCTGCAATAGTGATCTATCCCGTCAATCCCACCCGCGAGCTATCCATTCTAACCTGTCTTTGCCTAGAAAGATACGTCTAGTTCTCCCTCCGCTTGCCTATCTCAGTAGGAAATTGGAACAGTCTCCGATTTCAAAGAAAAAGCTGAGGCGAGAGCTATATACCTTCTGGAACTGGAGCAATAACTGCTATAAAGTAAGGAGATGCGCAGGAACGATCCCTAAAGAAAAGACTCGGAATGCTCCACGACTAAGTATACCCATTCAGACTCGCTTTTgttcaattataaaaaaataagcaCTTTGATGAAGATTTATAGCATCATTCAAGTAAATACAGATTAAGATCGTAGAAACATGAGCTTGTGATATAGCTACACCTAATTCCAGACCGATTAATGCAAGAACTATAAATAAAGGACCAAGATCCCCTATGAAATATAAAAGATCATTCATACATAGCGTAGTCCAAGCGAACCCACTTAAAATCTTTAATGAACTATGACCGGCCATCATATTAGTAAATAAACGTATTCCTGAGCTTAATGCTCGAAAACAATAAGGGATTAGCTCAAGGAGTACTAAAAAAGGTGCTAATGGCAGTGGGACTCCTGCAGGTAATAAGAAGCTTAAAAAATAAAGCCCATTTTTTTGAAATCCCACTATAGTAAtgccaataaaaataaaaaatgagagaccCAAAGTAATGAGAAAATGACTTGTAACTGTGAAGCTATAAGGTATCATACCCTGGGGATTACAAAATAACGAAAAAGTAAAAGTGACCGAGATGCGAGGGGAAAACTTTTGTTTAACATTTTCGGAAAGACCACCTATTTGTTCGTTTACCGGGTTCAGCACGAAATCATAAATAAGCTCTACCAAGGATTGCCAAGCATTTGGTACTGAGTTTCCTCCTCCCTTTTTAGTAACAAAATAAACCAAAAGTAGGACCAAACTGAGAGTTAGTAGCATAAACAAAGATGGATTTGTGAATGAGAAATATAAGTTTCCTATTTTCATAGGAATCAATAGGATTATATCAAATTGTTCAAGTGGGCTGGAGACGATCTGCGCTAGATCCAGTGTGAAATAAGTGAATTTATCTAGTTGAGGCATTCTTGATTGATTGAGACAAAACGATTCCCTCAATACAGCTTAACTCCGTCAAGCCTGTAGGAGTAGTGAAGAAGTATAGAGCACTTTAGTTGGTTGTTGACCAACGGAAAGCATGGGATCAAAAAAGGCAGAATTGAGAATCTCAAAaaaatctctttctttcttttttagaaTAGCGAACACAACTCTGGGGATCATCTTAAAGCGTCTTCTTCTTTGGCTATGTGTTCCTGTATAAGGGAGATATTTTGATGACGTCAGAGATATTTCAGTCACTCCACCTCGACCAACTCATTTCTTGGTTGATCGACTGGCAAACGCCCGAGGAGCAAAAGATCAATGAAAGGTCGATGATGTTTATAGCCATTCTTTCTTTGCTTTTTCACAACTTTACAAGGTAGCCATAGGGGAACCTGTGGCTGGATTGAATCCTTATTTTATTTCGGCATCCCCTTCCTTGCGGTTAAGGTAAGGACTTCGGGCATGGCCAGCTAAGGCTAAAGTTCCATTAAAGAGTATTTCCACGTGCTAGACCTATCTTATCTATCTGATGTCTACTATAACCTTTTAGAGTGTGGATTTCATAGTTTCTATTGGGAGTAGGCTTTCGAATATATAAAACTCATTTATGGTTTTCAATAATTAGTTCCAAGTCAGCCATGTACTACTATCGGTCATACAATTGTTTTTtaattgtctttctttttttctatgcCCGTGGGCCACCTAATATTTTGGATCGTCCTGCTGATTCAGCTCCGGAAATATAGGTGGGATTTGCCGAACTGCGTCACCAAAGCGACTCCTCATGACAGGAGAGAAAGAAATTAGGGGAATTTAGAACGGATTCCACTTTTCTATATGCTAATTCGAATCTAGCGGGTCGCTCCTTTCTTCGTATGGGGAGTCTCGTGAGCTCTTTATGGAAAACTTATTCTTATTATTCTCCTTCCTTTTTTCCTATCCTATGGATCAAAAGCTATAATTAACTCAGCTCTGACCTAGACTATAGTTCCCCTAAGGAATGCACATTCTCTATTCTATCCAAAAAATAGGGATGCTTATTAATAGAAAATTcttaaataaaaactcaaacttttttACCACGCACCAATGTCCGCCTTCTCGTACTGATGTGGCAAAGTGAAAGTGTAATTAAGCAAGATTGACTGCCCTTTCAGTAGTAGTAGTGTCTACTGCCTGTCAGAATGGCTACTGACACATTGCACGAGGTGTCTAACCCGCGGAATAGCTTTTGGGTCGGCAGAATCTAAATAACCCCAATGGTGATTCCGAGACTTATCCTACCTACTCAAGCGGCAATCAATACACATTCAGTGATTTCGAATATCACTTACGACATTTCGAAATCAGGGTTTGGGGGTTCAAGCTATATATTCATTGATATTGAGAAAGTAGAGGCAGATTAAATCTGTGCCATCAACTTGACTACATGGAACTATCAATGACGCGTTCAAAGGAATCCTTTCTATCCTGTGACCTCGAACCGGAAGTTCAAGCCCTGCTCTTTCCCAGTCTCCCTTTATACACTGCCTGCTTTCTTCTCCTGATCCTCCTTCCGATGCGGATCCAACTCTCTGTTTTTATGAACCAGTTAAACTCTCCATCTATGTCTGCATCCGAGCGAGAAGAGAAGTCGAGTCCATCTTTTTCTCCACTCAACCCTAGCTTGCTAAGCTGTTGATTTCCATGGATCCTTAGAAACTTTGAGTAATGATGGAAAACATACCCTTGTGAGAGATTGAGATAAAAGAAAGGATGCTTTTGATGCGGGGAAGAGGGGAACGAGATGGCTAGCAAAGCTGCTCCACCAGGTCTCATTTCCGGCCGGGAGATGGTTTGTATGGATGGTTCGGGCAGCCGATTCCGAAACCACGAgcttcttgagagagtttgaatTAGATTCATTGTTTGAAAATGTGGATTTGGTTCACTGTCGGTCGATTGACCGGTGGTTTGGTTGTTCTTAAGGCTAAGGGATAGTGGATGGGGGAAAAGAGGAGAAGGGCTAAGGCCTAAAAATTCCACTGATTGATTCTTTGATCCCGTCCACAGGTTCAGTGGTAGGTGGTTCCCCTTGACCTAGCTTTTTCTCCGCGGAGAAAGAAAGGGATCAAAAGCAATAAAACCTACGATGTATCCTCAATCTTACGAGGGGTATGAACCGGCATCGGAGTAGCCAATAAGATAATCCGTTCCTAGTGACCCATCTAATTGATTCGATCCAGTGCAGAAAGAAGAGAGTGAGCGGTAAATGATCAAATATCGGACCTGGTGAATATCTGTCTCTCAATCCCAAGATTCCAATCCAAATTATGCATTTCCTGACCGCACTAGATTTTTTGATTCGCTGGGAGAGAGTAGAGAGTCAAGGTTCGTTGGCAAGTACTTCCTTTCTATTAGTGTCACCGAAAATGATGAAAAGAGATAAGATGCTGGTGGTTAGCCTGCCCCGGACTCGTAATTGATAGTTTTTGATGAATGGAGATGGCTTCAAGCCTTCACTAAACGATGGGAATACCAATTGAGACTAGGAAAGGTGGCTTCATATCTCGTCCCTGGTTTCGGCTCTCCGAAAGCAGAGTATACGGGGGCGGCAGATGGATTTGAAGTTGAGGGAAACCTAAAGGACAAAAGAAAGAGATTCATTTTGAGATGCGAATTACCGCTTCTGAGCTTCGATGACCGGGAGGGCTTGATAGCTTCTATCCAGCGAAGGGCAAGAGAGGAAGAAATAAATGGAGAACTGGTGCCCCTTCGGATGGAAGTTGATGGCGGCCTTCAATGGTTCCCAAAATGGGCAGTTCCCTTCTCTTGGTAGCCGCAGATGGGCTTTCACACTCCTTTTCTATATAAGATCCATAGCTTGAATAAGATAGATGCACTAAGATACTCAGAAAGAAGTAAAGCGCATCCACAACTGCCGAAGAAAGAATAGGAGAATCTATACTATCTTCCGTAACTTCCGAAAGAGCCACATCAAGAACAAGAGCTGGTACCGCATGTGCCACAGGACAGGCAGGAATGggatatatatttgaaataacaatAGCAAGGAGATTCGCCAACAGGAGAGGGCAGGCCCCCCGCGTTATTAGTGTCTTCTATATAAGAAGAGAGTCGAGTTTGATGAGTGTCAACTGAGGTTGCGCAGAGCAAGCAAGGCGAGTTGCTCGCAATGGTTGCTTGCGTGCGAGGCAAGGTAGCGCAAGCAAGGCCACGGTATAAGCAAGGTAGCTTGCAAGTCCCACCTCGAGCAACAGGTTacctaaaaataaatcaaattagaTTCCTTGATTCATTGTTCAATTGTTGAGATCAAATCCGACGGTAGCCGAAGGCTACTACAATGTTTTGTAAGCTCAGGTTATCGGCAGAAAATGTAGTGCAAGTGGAATTCTCGCCAGACGATGTCATGCAGCCCAGATGAGTAGAGACAAGCGTCTAGCAAATTCGAGTGAGCGACAGGCGAGCAAGCGCAAGGCCAACCGAAGGAAGAAGACCAGCTGAATGCGAGTTCAATCACGAGGAGATGGTTAAGTCAAGCCTGCTGGTAGCCAGTATTCAAACTAGGGGCAGAAGTTATCAAGTTGCTTTCAGTCGTCCTTCTCCTTATGTACAAGGCACTAAACTAGTGATGTTAAGCATTTGCCCTCGAGTGAAGTTCAACTCAGTTGATTCTCAGATAAATCCCACATGAAGCGAAAGTCTACGCACCACTACATAAAAGATCTGACTGTCTAGTCAGAAAGAGTCTTTCTAGAAGCTTTAATTTAGAAGCGTTTCATCAAACTAGAAAGATATGaatctcagacagatggtcacaTAAGTAGTGGATCTCACGTCCTATCCTCAAGTCTTCTTAGTGATCGTCTGCTCTCAATGAATCAATGCCTGGTGGCTCTGAATTCAATAGAAATCCCGTGAGTGAAACTCTGAGTTGAAAATAACTAAGCTTTTTGCCTTGACCTTGACACTAGTCTGAGCCTTTCCCAGGGCACCTTGCCTTCTTTCCTTGGCTTGGCGGGACACAAAAATGATTTTTTACTATCTACAGGGAGTTTCGATTCCGCAGAACCTATAGGAGCAATAGACGGAGTGGAGTGTGGCTGTGAGTCAGGCACAGTTCCTCACTGTTCTTGTTACAGAATCGACTCTGAACGCTGTTCATGGTTAGCTGTAAGAAAGAATAGCGATTGTTGAAGAAGTTTGCTCTTTCGACGACTCTTATTGTTCTAAATAAGCTCTCAGCCTTTAGGAGTGCAGGCACGACTAGCTTACTCCAACCTTCTTGTGTGACCGCATGTTGGAGAAAAGAGTTCCACATCTTACTCTAACGGCAATTTCAGGATCTCAGTCTATCTCTTTCTCACATCTGACACTCTCTTCTATAGACTGCTAAGTCACATCCAACTACCTGTACTCTAAGAATGAAGGTTGCAAACTACCTTAACAAGCGACCACTGGACTTGTGAAAGAGAGCTCTTCTTTGCATCGAGAATCGACTGTTTACCCTCTCTTCTTGCATCTGTGCATTTTGGGCCTTAGGCAAGCTCCCGACATTCCTGGATCAGGC
Encoded here:
- the LOC124890399 gene encoding ATP synthase subunit a-like, with the translated sequence MPQLDKFTYFTLDLAQIVSSPLEQFDIILLIPMKIGNLYFSFTNPSLFMLLTLSLVLLLVYFVTKKGGGNSVPNAWQSLVELIYDFVLNPVNEQIGGLSENVKQKFSPRISVTFTFSLFCNPQGMIPYSFTVTSHFLITLGLSFFIFIGITIVGFQKNGLYFLSFLLPAGVPLPLAPFLVLLELIPYCFRALSSGIRLFTNMMAGHSSLKILSGFAWTTLCMNDLLYFIGDLGPLFIVLALIGLELGVAISQAHVSTILICIYLNDAINLHQSAYFFIIEQKRV